Proteins encoded by one window of Cylindrospermum stagnale PCC 7417:
- a CDS encoding (Fe-S)-binding protein, producing MQVSENSVNNTASLKNLKGFDGNNPPDPKLIDSCVHCGFCLSTCPSYRVLGKEMDSPRGRIYLMDAINEGEIALNTATVQHFDSCLGCLACVSTCPSGVQYDKLISATRHQVERNYPRTLPDKLVRQLIFTLFPNPDLLRLFLFPLLVYQKLGFPKLFRATGLLKKVSPRLAAMESILPEITLKSFQDNLPDVIRAQGEKRYRVGVILGCVQRLFFSPVNEATVRVLTANGCEVVIPKSQGCCAALPEHQGQTEQAKALARQMIDSFADTDVDFVIINAAGCGHTLKEYGHILADDPEYREKAKAFAAKVKDAQEFLATVGLTAKLSPLTDKPLNLVYQDACHLLHGQKISVQPRQVLRQIPGVKLREPIDAALCCGSAGVYNMLQPEVAEELGQQKVQNLLNTGADLITSANPGCTLQITKHLQLQGKAISVLHPMELLDYSIRGVKLEI from the coding sequence ATGCAAGTTTCGGAAAATTCTGTTAATAATACTGCTAGTTTGAAGAATTTGAAGGGGTTTGATGGGAATAATCCACCTGACCCGAAGTTGATTGATAGTTGTGTGCATTGTGGGTTTTGTCTCTCAACTTGTCCTAGTTATCGGGTGTTGGGTAAGGAGATGGATTCTCCTAGAGGACGCATCTATTTAATGGATGCAATTAATGAGGGCGAAATTGCTCTGAATACGGCAACAGTGCAACATTTTGATTCTTGTTTGGGGTGTCTTGCTTGTGTCTCAACTTGTCCTTCTGGTGTGCAGTATGACAAATTGATTTCCGCAACTCGTCACCAAGTAGAACGGAATTATCCCCGCACTTTGCCAGATAAGTTAGTGCGGCAATTAATATTTACTTTGTTTCCGAACCCTGACTTATTACGCTTGTTTTTGTTTCCATTGTTGGTTTATCAAAAGTTGGGATTTCCTAAATTATTTCGCGCTACGGGTTTACTTAAAAAAGTATCTCCCCGTTTGGCAGCAATGGAATCAATTTTGCCAGAAATTACGCTCAAATCTTTTCAAGATAATTTGCCTGATGTGATTCGGGCGCAGGGTGAGAAGCGCTACCGAGTTGGGGTAATTTTGGGATGTGTGCAAAGGCTGTTTTTCTCTCCTGTGAATGAAGCAACGGTACGGGTATTAACAGCAAATGGTTGTGAGGTAGTGATTCCTAAATCTCAAGGTTGTTGTGCTGCACTTCCTGAACACCAAGGACAAACGGAACAAGCGAAAGCTTTAGCAAGGCAGATGATTGATAGTTTTGCTGATACAGATGTAGATTTCGTAATTATCAATGCTGCCGGTTGTGGTCATACTTTAAAAGAATACGGTCACATTTTAGCAGATGACCCAGAATATCGAGAAAAGGCCAAGGCATTTGCGGCTAAAGTTAAAGATGCTCAAGAGTTTTTAGCAACTGTTGGTTTAACTGCCAAACTGTCCCCGCTAACTGATAAACCTTTGAACTTAGTTTATCAAGATGCTTGTCATTTATTGCATGGACAAAAAATTAGTGTGCAACCGCGTCAGGTGTTGCGGCAAATTCCTGGAGTGAAGTTAAGAGAACCAATAGATGCGGCTTTGTGTTGTGGTAGTGCGGGTGTTTATAATATGCTGCAACCAGAAGTAGCTGAAGAATTAGGTCAGCAAAAGGTGCAGAATTTATTGAATACTGGCGCTGATTTAATTACTTCTGCAAATCCGGGTTGTACGTTGCAAATTACTAAACATTTGCAGTTGCAGGGTAAAGCAATTTCTGTGTTGCATCCGATGGAGTTGTTAGATTATTCGATTCGGGGTGTGAAGTTAGAAATTTAA
- a CDS encoding FAD-binding oxidoreductase, protein MNSIASSLASIVSEEKAVLSWENLKLSQQQCIQQTISSLSPPSCIVYPRSQEQLAAVIAEANRNNWRVLPCGSGSKLGWGGLAKGVDIVVSTEHMNQLIEHAVGDLTVTVEAGMKFAHLQAILAESRQFLALDPALPNSATIGGIVATADTGSLRQRYGSVRDQLLGITFVRADGQIAKAGGRVVKNVAGYDLMKLFTGSYGTLGIISQVTFRVYPLQETSATVVLTGTAEAVSQAAATLRGSALTPTQADLLSNKLVSHLDLGTGLGLIARFQSISESVKEQSNRLLQVGQQLGLNGAIYAAGDEANLWQRLQQRMYSSGTESDITCKIGVLPTAAVDILTQVEIGLIHISSGLGFLQFQEQNQVLAVRELCQSHRGFLTILEAQITVKQKLDVWGYTGNGLSVMRRIKEQFDGKNILSPGRFVGGI, encoded by the coding sequence ATGAATTCCATCGCTTCTAGTCTTGCATCTATTGTCAGCGAAGAAAAAGCTGTTTTATCTTGGGAAAATCTCAAACTCAGTCAGCAACAGTGCATCCAGCAGACTATTTCCTCACTTTCCCCTCCCAGTTGTATCGTCTATCCCCGTAGCCAAGAACAACTAGCCGCAGTCATTGCCGAAGCAAACCGTAATAACTGGCGTGTTCTCCCTTGCGGTAGCGGCAGCAAACTCGGCTGGGGTGGTTTAGCTAAGGGTGTTGATATAGTCGTCAGCACAGAACACATGAATCAACTAATAGAACACGCCGTTGGTGATTTGACTGTCACAGTAGAAGCTGGGATGAAATTTGCTCATCTTCAAGCGATTTTGGCAGAATCTCGCCAATTTCTTGCCCTCGACCCAGCTTTACCCAATTCAGCAACCATTGGTGGCATTGTCGCCACAGCTGATACAGGTTCTCTGCGGCAGCGTTATGGTAGTGTGCGCGACCAACTACTAGGCATTACCTTTGTGCGTGCTGATGGACAAATTGCCAAAGCCGGGGGGCGAGTGGTAAAAAATGTTGCGGGATACGACTTGATGAAGTTATTTACAGGATCTTATGGCACATTAGGCATTATCAGTCAAGTAACTTTTAGAGTTTATCCATTACAAGAAACATCAGCAACAGTGGTGTTGACAGGCACGGCAGAAGCTGTATCCCAAGCTGCTGCGACTCTGCGGGGTTCGGCATTAACACCAACCCAAGCTGATTTACTATCAAACAAACTGGTTTCTCATTTAGATTTGGGTACAGGATTGGGATTAATTGCTCGCTTCCAAAGCATTAGCGAGAGTGTTAAGGAACAGTCAAACCGACTTTTGCAAGTGGGGCAACAGTTGGGTTTAAATGGGGCAATTTATGCAGCAGGGGATGAAGCTAATCTATGGCAGAGATTGCAACAACGAATGTATTCTTCTGGCACAGAGTCTGACATTACCTGCAAAATAGGAGTATTACCGACTGCTGCCGTGGATATTTTAACTCAGGTAGAAATAGGTTTAATTCATATCAGTAGTGGTTTGGGGTTTTTGCAGTTTCAAGAACAAAATCAGGTATTGGCAGTGCGTGAGTTATGTCAATCTCATCGCGGCTTTCTGACAATTCTTGAAGCACAAATTACGGTTAAACAAAAGTTAGATGTTTGGGGATACACTGGCAATGGTTTGTCGGTAATGCGTCGCATTAAAGAACAGTTTGATGGCAAGAATATTTTAAGTCCTGGTCGGTTTGTGGGTGGGATTTGA
- a CDS encoding Uma2 family endonuclease, with product MTLQTLDKIITTPEQRFLLPGYYTWEEFEKIEALMAESPGLRITYLDGCVEFMTLGEQHEIIKTILAILLETFFFEKGINFIPVGSATRRAKEKGASFEPDESYYIGEKKENPDLAIEVNITSGSIDKLEKYKRFKITEVWFWENNQLSLYRLKNDNYEQITQSDLLPALDVSLLASCVLMPSIIEARTVFIQGIRQ from the coding sequence ATGACTTTACAAACTTTAGATAAGATTATCACAACCCCAGAACAACGATTCCTCCTACCCGGTTATTACACTTGGGAAGAATTTGAGAAAATAGAAGCCTTAATGGCAGAATCACCAGGTTTACGGATAACTTATCTTGATGGGTGTGTAGAATTTATGACTCTTGGTGAACAACATGAAATTATTAAAACTATTTTGGCTATCTTGCTAGAAACTTTCTTTTTTGAAAAAGGTATAAACTTTATACCCGTAGGTAGTGCCACCCGTCGCGCCAAAGAAAAGGGTGCTTCTTTTGAACCTGATGAATCCTATTATATCGGCGAAAAGAAAGAAAATCCTGATTTAGCAATTGAAGTAAATATTACCAGTGGTAGCATTGATAAACTAGAGAAATACAAGCGCTTTAAAATTACCGAAGTCTGGTTTTGGGAAAATAATCAGTTATCTCTATATCGCCTCAAAAATGATAACTATGAGCAAATTACCCAAAGTGACTTGCTCCCAGCATTAGATGTATCTTTATTAGCTAGTTGTGTTTTAATGCCTTCCATAATTGAGGCTAGAACAGTATTTATTCAAGGAATTCGCCAGTAG
- a CDS encoding DUF1350 family protein: MDWKEIRGNWVVIPRNPIGIIHFLGGAFVATAPHLTYRWLLEHLASKGYVIIATPFVNTLDHQAIAKSVLLNFERTRERLQDTGELRKLYLPIYGVGHSMGCKLHLLIGSFFEVERAGNILISFNNYAAKEAIPLVEQLNSTLAIEFTPTPLETNQLVQEKYQIRRNLLIKFSNDTIDQSAVLTKILQARFPEMVSVQTLPGNHTTPLGQDIKWQPGASFTAFDAFGQWFKQEVYRDLNGLKRAMLLWLNPLSPP; the protein is encoded by the coding sequence ATGGACTGGAAAGAAATCAGAGGCAACTGGGTAGTCATTCCCCGAAATCCCATCGGTATAATCCATTTCTTAGGAGGTGCATTTGTCGCCACCGCACCCCACCTGACTTACCGCTGGTTACTAGAGCACTTGGCTAGCAAAGGGTATGTAATCATTGCTACCCCTTTTGTCAACACCTTAGATCATCAAGCGATCGCCAAATCTGTACTGCTAAACTTTGAGCGCACCAGAGAACGCCTACAGGATACTGGGGAATTACGCAAGCTTTACCTCCCGATTTACGGTGTCGGTCATAGTATGGGTTGCAAACTCCACTTGCTTATTGGTAGCTTCTTTGAAGTCGAACGTGCAGGTAATATTTTAATATCCTTCAATAACTACGCTGCCAAGGAAGCTATCCCTTTAGTAGAACAGTTAAATTCAACTTTGGCAATCGAGTTTACCCCCACGCCTTTAGAAACTAACCAGCTTGTGCAAGAAAAATATCAGATCCGGCGCAATTTATTAATAAAATTTAGCAATGATACCATCGACCAATCAGCAGTGTTAACCAAAATATTACAAGCACGCTTTCCTGAGATGGTGAGTGTGCAAACATTGCCTGGAAATCACACCACACCCTTAGGTCAAGACATTAAATGGCAACCAGGAGCATCTTTCACTGCCTTTGACGCTTTCGGGCAATGGTTCAAGCAAGAAGTCTACCGCGACTTGAACGGGCTAAAACGCGCTATGCTCTTGTGGCTGAATCCTCTCTCACCACCATAA
- a CDS encoding PP2C family protein-serine/threonine phosphatase, protein MFQILVIDDDRSILILLKRMLEKQGYDVVAASNGEEGIAQALFSQPALIICDWIMPGLNGLEVCHRIKNDPNLSTTFFILLTSLDSVADRVKGLDAGADDFISKPIEQNELQARVRAGLRLHQLSRDLQTQKLLLETELAEAAEYVRSLLPLPITAPVGIDSRFIPSRQLGGDCFDYYWLDSDYLAIYLLDTAGHGLRATLPSVSVLNLLRSRALKGLNYYQPSDVLAALNDTFQMNYQNDKYFTIWYGVYNRVNRQLIYASAGHPPAVLVSSKSPSSTEVQRLKTPGMPVGMFPEAKYVDGFCHIEKFSTLYIFSDGAYEITLADSTLWSLDAFIQLLVSLQHPLDYQLDHILSNLITLNSKEAFDDDLSILQIKFD, encoded by the coding sequence ATGTTTCAAATCTTAGTAATTGATGATGACCGTTCCATACTAATACTTCTGAAAAGAATGTTGGAGAAACAAGGCTATGATGTAGTTGCCGCCAGTAACGGCGAAGAAGGAATTGCACAGGCGCTCTTCAGCCAGCCGGCACTAATTATCTGTGATTGGATTATGCCAGGGTTGAATGGTCTGGAAGTCTGCCATCGCATTAAGAACGACCCCAATTTATCCACCACATTCTTTATTTTATTAACATCTTTGGATTCGGTCGCTGATCGTGTCAAGGGATTAGATGCTGGAGCCGATGATTTTATCTCCAAACCCATCGAGCAAAATGAATTGCAAGCGCGGGTAAGAGCAGGATTACGCCTGCATCAGTTAAGTCGAGATTTACAAACCCAAAAGCTGTTGTTAGAAACAGAACTGGCAGAAGCAGCAGAATATGTGCGATCGCTTCTACCTCTGCCGATCACCGCACCCGTAGGCATTGATTCTCGATTTATTCCCTCACGACAACTTGGCGGTGATTGTTTTGATTACTACTGGCTAGATTCTGATTACCTGGCAATTTACTTGCTGGATACTGCCGGACATGGACTCAGAGCTACTCTTCCCTCTGTTTCAGTACTGAATCTACTTCGTTCTCGTGCGCTCAAAGGTCTGAATTACTATCAACCAAGTGATGTACTGGCAGCATTGAATGACACGTTCCAGATGAATTATCAAAATGACAAATACTTTACTATCTGGTACGGAGTTTATAACCGAGTCAATCGCCAATTAATTTATGCCAGTGCTGGTCACCCACCAGCAGTATTAGTATCTAGTAAATCTCCTAGCAGTACCGAAGTCCAACGCTTAAAAACTCCTGGTATGCCAGTTGGGATGTTTCCAGAAGCAAAATATGTTGATGGGTTTTGTCATATTGAAAAATTCAGTACTCTTTATATTTTTAGCGACGGTGCTTACGAAATTACTTTGGCAGATAGCACACTTTGGAGTCTGGATGCTTTTATTCAGCTACTAGTTAGCTTACAGCATCCCCTTGATTATCAACTCGATCATATACTGAGTAACCTAATCACTTTAAACTCCAAAGAGGCTTTTGATGATGATTTATCTATCCTTCAGATTAAATTTGATTAA
- a CDS encoding STAS domain-containing protein → MRQQVKVIKLSGNLNATTSQEFRQKITEIIEIGVKIVLVDCQDVTFMDSSGLGALVLAFKTLRTADIKLVLCSINEQVRILFELTSMDKVFEIFPSQDAFNKILLSAN, encoded by the coding sequence ATGAGACAGCAGGTGAAAGTTATTAAACTCAGCGGAAATTTAAACGCCACCACTTCACAAGAATTTCGGCAAAAAATTACAGAAATTATTGAAATTGGCGTAAAAATTGTGTTAGTTGATTGTCAAGATGTGACATTTATGGATAGTTCTGGTTTAGGTGCTCTGGTGTTAGCTTTTAAAACTTTACGCACAGCAGATATCAAGCTAGTCCTGTGCTCAATTAATGAGCAAGTTAGGATATTATTTGAATTGACTAGTATGGATAAAGTCTTTGAAATATTTCCTAGTCAAGATGCATTTAATAAGATTTTACTCTCCGCAAATTAA